Below is a window of Campylobacter concisus DNA.
TTTGCCTATGGGCGCGGCTCGGACGGTGTCGCGGGCCGCAAGGTAGCGCTAGCCGTGACCGCAGGCATCAAAAAGAGCGACTACTGCCCGCAAGGACGCTATCATTTTAGCTTGCGCGAGGTTCTTACGCCGTTTGAGCTTGCGTTTAAATACTATTTTCACGCCGATTACCGCGATTTTTTCGCATTTTACGGCGCCGAGGAGACTCCGGGCGTGGACTACATATCAAACGACAGCGAAATAGAACGCGGCGCTATAGAATACGCGGAGTTTTTGAGAAATTTGGAATAAATTTTTATAAAAATGGTTTAAGCTTTATGGCATAAACTATTTAAAATTTATAAATTTAATTGTATAAATTTTTTGCTAATACTTGCCATTTTTGGTGTGCTAAATTTGTAAAGACTATCAATTTAACAAAGCTTTTAAGCTTGCTATGAGCCCTAAAATCTTACTTTCATTTAAAATTATAAGAAATTAAATTTCAAAAAGATATAATCCAAGCATTCAAAATAAAGACGAAAGATTGCGATGAAAAAGAAGTATTTTTATAGCCAAATTTTTGGTAATATGGGTGTAAATTTAAGTGAACAAGTGGCATTAAATAATGTTGGTAAGTTCTTTAAAAATTCTTGCCAAAACCATGCTAAATAAAGAGGATATAAGGAATTTACTAGCGCATAGATTTTGTAACGACATACATAAAAAAATTAGTGAAATTCCGACACCAAGTGCCTTAAAAGATATTTACAAAGGCGCTAATCGCATAAAAGAAGCGATCGAAAAAAACGAGCGCATAGCCATTGTGGGCGATTATGATGTTGATGGTGTGGTTTCAAGTGTGATTTTGGCCGAGTTTTTTGATGATCTTGGCGTAAAAGACTACCTAGTAAAAATTCCAAATAGATTTAAAGACGGATATGGGCTAAATCCTGAGATAATAGACGAACTCTCAGCTGATGTAAGCCTGATTATCACCGTTGATAACGGCATCTCTGCAAACGATGCGGCCATTATATGTAAAGAAAAAGGCATCGATCTTATTATTACTGATCATCACATGCCTCCAGCTGTTCTCCCAGAAGCTTATGCGATCATTAATCCAAAACAAGAGGACTGCAACTTCCCAAATATCGAAATTTGTGGTGCTGAGGTCGCTTGGTATTTGGTTGGAGCGCTAAAGGATGTTTTTGGGCTAAATTACGATATGAGCAAATTTCTAGAGCTTTTAGCTATCGCGATAATCGCCGATATGATGGAGCTAAGAGATATGAATAGAATGCTCGTTCGCATGGGTATTTGCAAGCTAAATGCCTCGAAGCGCTCGGCATTTTGCGTCATAAAAGAGTTTTATGGCAAGGATAAATTTGAGTGCGATGATATCAGCTTTCTTATAGCGCCTCTTATAAATTCAGCCGGACGTATGGATGATGCGATGAATTCATTTAACTTCTTGCGTGCAAAGAGCATTGAAGAGGCTTACAACTACCTTGATACGATCATTGAGTTTAACAACTCCAGAAAAGAGGAGGAGCGCCAACTCTTTGAGTGCTCGCTAAAGGACGTAAAAGAGGACGATGAGGTCATCATCACTTGGGGAGAGCAGTGGCATGAAGGCGTGATAGGCATCGTGGCTAGCCGCCTTGCGAAGCACTTTGCAAAGCCAGCTATCGTCTTTAGCATCGATAAAGGTCGCGCAAAAGGCAGTGCTAGAAGCGTTGGTAAGCTTGATATCTTATCACTCATCGCAAGTCACGAAGATCTGCTAACAAGCTACGGCGGTCACAAAGGTGCAGCAGGGCTAACCCTTGCGCCTGAAAATTTGGAGAAATTTAAAGAGGCGATAAACAAAAGCTGCTCATGCCTAAATATGCAAGAGTGCAAAAGCTCAGATGAGCTACTTGGCGACATAATGCCAAGCGAGATCGACTTTGAACTACTTGAAATTTTGGAATTTTATGAGCCGTATGGACAGAAAAATCCGCGCCCAGTCTTTAAGATAAAAAATGCTCTTGTTAAAAACGAAAGACTTATAGGCAGGGATCAAAACCACTTAAAGCTCATCTTGCAAAAGGATAATAAAACACTTGAGGCTCTATTTTTTAACTTTACGAAACACGCTAGAGTAGGCGAGATGATAGATATTATCTTTTGTATATCAAAAAATTCATTCCGCGGACTCGTTACTCCACAGCTACTCATAAAAGAGATTTTATAAATTTTATCTCGGTTTTATAATGCTAAAATTTTAATGAAACCGAGATTGCTTCGGTTTTAATTTACCAAAATCGTTTCTTTATATATTTAATGCAGTCCAACTAAAGTAATACTATTTGAGCCAAATTTCTGTATTGTAAAATTAATGTTATATAAATATTTATACTTTATTTAAGTTTGTTTTTGCTTTAATTTTAATTTTAAATATTAATTTCATAGGACTAAACATGAAAATTTCTTACGTTTTAGCATTTGCTTTAGTACCAAATTTAATGCTTGGTGCTGAAGAAACGATAGACCTGGCTCCGGTTACCGTTTCCGCAAAGATACAAAAGTCCGTTCTTGACGAACCGACAAAGGCTCAAATAGTTGGCAAAGGCGCGATACTAGAAAACGGCGACATCGCTAAATCGCTTTTAAATTTGAGCGGCTTTACGATGGAGCGCAAGGGCGGAGGCGGCAGCGAGGTTTATTACCGCTCACAGACGGCGGCCAGACAGCCGGTGCTAATCGACGGTAGCACGCTAAACGGCGGTTGCGGTATGCGCATGGATACGCCCATACTTACATCTCGGCGCAAAATTATAGCTCGGTTCGCATCATAAAAGGCCCACAAGACGTCAGATACGGCGCGCTCATTAGTGGCGGTATATTTTTCGATAGG
It encodes the following:
- a CDS encoding single-stranded-DNA-specific exonuclease RecJ, with protein sequence MLNKEDIRNLLAHRFCNDIHKKISEIPTPSALKDIYKGANRIKEAIEKNERIAIVGDYDVDGVVSSVILAEFFDDLGVKDYLVKIPNRFKDGYGLNPEIIDELSADVSLIITVDNGISANDAAIICKEKGIDLIITDHHMPPAVLPEAYAIINPKQEDCNFPNIEICGAEVAWYLVGALKDVFGLNYDMSKFLELLAIAIIADMMELRDMNRMLVRMGICKLNASKRSAFCVIKEFYGKDKFECDDISFLIAPLINSAGRMDDAMNSFNFLRAKSIEEAYNYLDTIIEFNNSRKEEERQLFECSLKDVKEDDEVIITWGEQWHEGVIGIVASRLAKHFAKPAIVFSIDKGRAKGSARSVGKLDILSLIASHEDLLTSYGGHKGAAGLTLAPENLEKFKEAINKSCSCLNMQECKSSDELLGDIMPSEIDFELLEILEFYEPYGQKNPRPVFKIKNALVKNERLIGRDQNHLKLILQKDNKTLEALFFNFTKHARVGEMIDIIFCISKNSFRGLVTPQLLIKEIL
- a CDS encoding NADPH dehydrogenase, whose translation is MKTLIILAHPDIQNSVINKRLLQEALKEPQRFSVHDLTQVYGSGDIDAASEQELIRAHDALILQFPLHNFSCPPILKSWIDAVMTHGFAYGRGSDGVAGRKVALAVTAGIKKSDYCPQGRYHFSLREVLTPFELAFKYYFHADYRDFFAFYGAEETPGVDYISNDSEIERGAIEYAEFLRNLE